In Lolium rigidum isolate FL_2022 chromosome 3, APGP_CSIRO_Lrig_0.1, whole genome shotgun sequence, the genomic window atcaagaggaagagcaagagaactttgaccacatcaccaatcaaggcaagctagactaatgcaagctattttgtttgcaagctatttaccaatgcaactagaataatgcaaagctctacaagagcaaggcaccattacttttactttatgcttaatgctcctatcccaagttttcacTTTACAATCTTTACTAAATTTtgattatcaaagtactttttgattcatgattcacttagtttagttatggagtagtgcaagagtatcaaacttagcctagagcaatccaagttgcttagcacacctcctgactagttgctagtgctcaatattcaAAGTGActattctagatgggaacttgtgaaaaccaatgactttgaaaaccttggaatgatgagtcattctattgaaagattttgacggtgaatatgacttgtgaatgacttggtgaattttacaaaactgatggttgggttcggatgcgataccattccaattttacaagtacccccacaatacctgaatctgggtaaggcctagctggaaacttatgtgtcttagtatgggttccctctaaaacaagcatcatcggggttatgctggaggctgcctctacaacaaaaggaatgatgtgaaatgacgtgaagtgaggtgaatgtccggcccaagcctcgtgcggttcccgtggccgatcgtctgtcttcaccgggaggccaagctcatggggagaggtgcctatactagggtatgtaaatgaaaggttaggattggtagttcgcgtactgcgtatgataaatcggggccggttacccacgacgaactattgcaattgttgtggcacaagtgtacaacctctgcagagtttaacctattcgaatagccgcgtccgcggtcatagacagttggaaaggccatactgttccgtcatcagaattttttctaaaaatatgaatggtgaatggtgactggtgatttgaattgaaaggtgactttgactttgaatcacaactgagttgtgggaatgacactaatgttcccacttgagttaagataGGCAAATAAGGAGTTTTTTTttataaatgcttatgaaataaaaatggctttatgcaaatgaaactagagcttagaacccccttactatagttgatagtttttaccttagtattagtttgcgagtactttaaagtactcatggtcgtgatcccggctattcaaatggccggactatgaagaggagtaccggaaccggaagaaggacgagcgggacgtctacgacaactaggatcactccgacgtcaacaattgctcgtggaatagatggactactactacgctatttcgcttccgctatgtgttatgtaattgatcgatagaacttctattattgtaatgagagctggatcatgtgatcctttatttgtaagacgattatgtgttgtaatgaatgatgtgttgtgatatcaatctattatgtctcgcaaaaacaatattcctgggattgcgaggaatggcataataggcatctggacttaaaaatccgggtgttgacaacgtgGTAGGCAAGATCGACGACGAGATGGCCGGGGCGAAGACGACAAGGACACAACAGTCGGGGACCTCCAACGGAGCCCCAAAAGTGGGGATCAACGATAGTGAGTTGAGGTTTTCTTCCCGAGAGTGGTGCGATGCTAGGACAACGATGGAGCGGTGGTGGTGGCTTGCCGCCAGAGCGGTCGGGGAGGTCAGGGTGAGTTGGTGGAGatgagggaggaggagggggaccacACGCGAGTGGCTAACGAGCAGGCCAGGACGAAGGAGGACCTCGGGTATGGTCCGCCATCACCCATCATATATTTGGGGCCAAGATGGGGCTGCAGGCCTGTCTGCAGACCGTGGACACGAGATATGGGTCGCCGCGGTTGCGGGCCTCTTGGCCCATTTATCTCTTTTTTTGAAGCAAAAAAATCACCATTGGGTTGGTATCTTTGGTACGGAGTACTAGGCTGGTTCCAGCTTTTCGGTACAGCGCGATGAACAGTGATACCAGGTTTTCAGACGGCGCCGTGAGGTGAAATCCGTTCGGTGCTCTTGCCAAAACCAGGAACAGGAAGGCTTCAGTGACTACAAATAGCCCTCTCCCCATTCGAAAGGCCGCACCAGCGCCACCCAACCCACCAACCCCGACCGCTCGCGATCCGCCTCGCGCCTCGCGCCgccacccaaaccctagccagccagccacccccccatGGCCACCGTCTCCTTCTCCTCCCCGCCCTCCTTCGCCGGCGACAACAGCGGCGCCCTCACCTCCGCCACCATCCTCCGCTTCCCGCCCAACTTCGTCCGCCAGCTCAGCACCAAGGCCCGCCGCAACTGCAGCAACATTGGCGTCGCGCAGATCGTCGCCGCCGCTTGGTCCGACCGCCCCGCCCTCCCCTCCCACTGCGGCGGCGGAAGCCGCGTCCGcggcgtcgcctcccacgccgcggccgcatccgccgccgcctccgccgcggcgGCTGCCGAGGTTGGCGCCATCCCCAACGCCAAGCTCGCGCAGCCGTCCGCCCTCGCATTGGCCGAGCGTGCCATGCTCGGTTCCGATGCTAGCCTCGCCGTCCACGCAGGTAAAACCTACGCGCGCGAGCGAGCTCGCTTTGTTCCCCGTCAGATCTAGCGGTATTCCGCCCGCACAGCTTTCATTTCGGTATTCACCTGTTTTTATCTCTGCGACGAAAGGCGAGAGGCTCGGGAGAAGGATCGCGACAGACGCGATCACCACACCAGTAGTCAACACCTCCGCCTACTGGTTCAGTAGCTCCCAGGAGCTCATCGATTTCAAGGTTTGAACCCCACCTACCTAATAATCAGTAATATCCTATGTGTTCCACAGTTCCGATTTGATAAATCGGCCAAAATTAATTCCCTGTTGTTAGGAGGGAAGGCACGCTAGCTTCGAGTACGGGAGGTATGGCAACCCGACCACCGAGGCTctggagaagaagatgaggtgAAATCCAGATTCTGCTTCTTGCTAGTGGGAACTTTTATGTGCTGTTTCTTCTCTTGGGTGGGATTTTTTTTAATAATTGCGAGTTTTGATGCTGCAGTGCACTGGAGAAAGCCGAGTCCACTGTATTTGTGGCCTCTGGGATGTATGCAAGTGTCGCTATGCTCAGCACACTTGTCCCTGCAGGTGGCCACATCGTCACCACCACTGATTTGTACCGCAAGACGAGAATTTACATGGAGACCGAGCTCCCCAAGAGGGGAATTACGGTAAAGCATGCTACCCTAGTTATGCTCTTGTTGTTTCAGATAGTCTTGACGCAGGCCAGTTTATTATGTGGGACTGTATAGGAGATGTTCATAGCAGTAACAATAATTCTATAATTGAACTGAGTAATGTGGTCTGTGACCAGATTATAGAAGCTTAATATGTACGGCAACATCATATGATGCTTGTAGAAGTAGTTAACATGATGCAGAAATGCAACTGCATTCAGGACCCAGTATTTCACAAGGCTTTACTAAATAACCATGATTTGCACATTACTAACTAGCTGGAAATGGATCTTCGTTCTGTTTGTTTGTACAATTTGTGCGATTCTTATTTGGTTTACATTTGATTCCCAGATGACTGTTATTAGACCTGCTGACATGGATGCTCTCCAAGAAGCACTTGATAACAATAATGTGAGTCTTGTCCTTGCAATTTTCGTCACCACCATTTTTGGTGCTTACTTATTCATTGACAAGTATCCTAATTTATTGGTTCCTATATTTTCAGGTATCTCTATTCTTCACTGAGACTCCTACTAATCCATTTCTCAGATGCATTGATATTGAGCTTGTGTCCAAGATGTGCCACAGCAAGGGAGCATTGCTTTGCATTGATAGCACATTTGCCTCTCCCATCAACCAGAAGGCACTGACTTTAGGTGCTGACATAGTTGTTCATTCTGCGACAAAATACATTGCTGGGCATAATGATGTGAGTTGATGAGCCAGATTTCCAATACTCTATTTATAGATAAAGTTATGCATTAGttgagattattttgtttttaagGTTATTGGAGGCTGCATCAGTGGCAGAGATGAGCTTGTTTCCAAGGTCCGCATTTATCACCATGTAGTTGGCGGTGTTCTAAATCCGGTAAGTTGAATTGGTGCAATTTCTAAATGTTTCTTGAACCTGTTTGCTTTCACCAGAGTTGCTTAAAAAATTTTCTGTCAAATTTCATCATATATAATGAGTAATTTTTGACTCCCCTGTATCAACCAGCCTGATATTTTGGTACCCATACAGCAAATTACTCTGAAAGTAAAATTTGTGCTCAATTAATTGCAGTTGCATTATACTACATATAATAATACACATCTACAGTGCCTTTCACGAATTTTTATAACCTCAGAAAACTTGAGTCACATTATTGCTTATTTTCTTGTAACCTCGTAGATACCTGGAATATTTCACTCATAGTTTGTTTCTAAATCAATTAGATTGTCTTTCAACTGTTCATCTCAATAAATTAACGAACCGGATTGTAGTACTTAAATCATCTATTTAAGTTATCTTAAAATCAAAAAATTATTACTAAAGACATTGGAATTTCTGTAATGCATAGGTGTGATCCTAATTATAGACTAGTTGGAAGTACACCACATATTCAGAAGTTTAACTTGCCATATATTGAACCTCTAGCTTCAGTACCTTGTTCAACATCATTGTTGATGTTAAGCTTCCGAAAAGCAATTGGAATAGTAGTATTTAAAATATATACTTTGGGTTCCTTCTATGTCATCCTCTTTTGTCTTGTATAGCAAGGCTGAATGTTCTGATATCTTGTATCTgttctaacttttttttttttttgcattgtgatATCAGAATGCTTCCTACCTGATCCTTCGGGGCATGAAAACACTGCACCTCCGTGTACAATGCCAGAATAATACTGCACTACGGATGGCCCAATTTTTAGAGGAACATCCTAAGGTGTGCTAACTATGTTTTATTCGTAGAGCTAATTACTGTCTATCCATGTTTTTTTTAACTGACGCTCTTTCCATATTTCTAGATTGCACGTGTATACTATCCTGGCTTGCCAAGTCACCCAGAACATCACATTGCCAAGAGTCAAATGACTGGCTTTGGTGGTGTTGTCAGTTTTGAGGTAATTTGATGTCTTACTAAAATGTACCATCACACAAGTTTGTTGACTATATCAAGAATTTTAACCTATAATTTTCATCATGTATTCAGGTTAATGGAGATTTCGATTCTACTAGGAAATTCATTGATTCTGTCAAGATACCATACCACGCCCCTTCATTTGGGGGTTGTGAGAGCATAATTGATCAACCTGCCATCATGTCCTACTGGTACGCACATTTATTTATAAGTTATCACCTTCTGTATTTGTGTGCATGATATTGTTTTAGTTTTAACTCTTGAGCCTGATTCATAAACAGGGATTCGAAGGAGCAGAGAGACATCTATGGGATCAAGGACAACCTGATCAGGTTCAGCGTCGGAGTGGAGGATTTTGAGGACCTGAAAAATGACATTGGTCAGGCCCTTGACAAGATCTAAGCGCCGTATGCATTCCCATTATGGAAACCTATCTGGTCATGTTTGTCTTGAGATCGCTTGGAGAACTCTTGATTATTGAGTTGATGATTGCGAATAAATTGTTTCATTTGTTTCCTCCACATGTTATGTTGATTTCAATTTGAATAAAGTTTGATATCCTTGTTTGAAATGCTAGGCTGAGTGTCCGTTGCAGTCTATAGTTCTCATCGATTTGTATGACAGTAAACTGAACCGGAAGTGCTGTGCATATGATGTTGTGCGTCCGAACGCTGTACGAGAAGGGATCCTACAGTGTGTGGCTGCGTCGCTGTGGCTGAACGTGGACCCCACGAAAAAGTTCGTATGTAGAGCAAGATGTTTAGATTGAACCTAGTACTACCTTTGTCATAGAAGTATGTTGAAAGTATGTTTAAATTTCAAGTATCTCAacactctttagtgtatagatatctttaaatttagataaatctatcTGACAcctttttatggatggagggactAATTCATATCATTACCTGACACTCATTTTGTAACTGAGGAAGTAGCTAACAACAAGATTGTGTACAAAGGTAGGTCTTGGCATCAGGGTGCAAGCGGGAATGGGCCGTCCGCGGCGCCGCAAATGTCGGCCCACTTGACTATCTGTGCGGGAGCCCACGGTTAATTAAGAAAAAGCAACGGCGTATGCAGGCCGGCCCGCGGTTGCCGCGAGTCAGCGACTAGGCACTAGTGAGCCGCTTGCGTTTTCCTGCCCGAGCCACCAAGACTTCAGCGCCGCCACCGGAGCGCCACCAGCCGCCATGGCCGCCCTTCCTCCTCCGGCTCAGGCTCCTTTGGTAGCCACCACGCCTTCTACCGCGCCGCTTGATCAGTCGCTCTGGCCGGCGACCCCAGCGCGGCGGACGGCGACCCCAGCACGGCGGACGGCGACCAGCGTCCGCACTCTACCAGCCGGGACGCTGTGTTCCTCGTCCAATTGTGCAGCttacccctcctcctcctcctcctcctcctcctcctctctctctctctctcactgccGTAAACCAATTCCCCTTTTGAATTTTTCCCAGCAGTTTTATTCTTCCGAAGATCGATTCCCTTTGGGAAATTCGGCTGTGTCAGATCTGCGAGGATGGGGGCGATGAAGCAGAGGGTGCACAGGGAGGCAGCGAAATCCACCATTCCCTGAACACTTGATCTACTTGAAATTTAATCATCATTAGAAATGTTTGCAGCAATATTTATGTGTTAAAATTTCTGTAACTGTGTAATAGAGCATGGACACTTGGTCTACTTGAACTGGTAGCAGCAAATGATCTTCTTAGTTCCTGTATTCACATCCATGATTGGAGTAGATGCAGATGGTCCTTTCCTTGTTTGCATTTCCAATCTAGGACTCTAGTTACTTATGTTGAATGAAGCTACTTGCAGGTTTTTTCACACATTTTTCCATAAGAAATTTCAGTGTGCTTTTGTAGAACAATTCctgggaataatttcctctcatgagTATGCAACAAGTGTTTAATGAAAGTTGTATGGGAAGAACTCTAGCAAAGCAGTACAATATCTTGAAATTACATGAAACTCATATACAACAGGCAGTAGAGTATCTTGAGAAAGGAAACTGTGTAACCTGAATTTTCTTTCAGGCTGAATGTGCTTCTTCAGCGACGACCtgaagggagcaacaacagctgGATGGCGAGCACTTGTTCATGGAGGATGGCGAGTAAATCATAAAGTATGCCATACTATCAGCATTATCCTTTGACATTTTGCTTGGTCTAGTGACggagcccagcccagcccagctgTCCTTCTATTTAAGAAAGGAGTAGTTACTTGAGGTTCCCTTTCGCTCAATGCCACTTGAGGAGCGAGATCTCTGTATGATGATGCCTTCTACGGGTATTTCTTGTTCAGGTGGAATATAGTTCAGATTTAGGAGAACCGTACCAGGGAGTCGTTGGGAGCCCGCAAGGTGTGTTGCAGCTGCTGCTGGGAGCAGGCGTAGTGCGCTGCTGATCTTTCAGTGGCGAGGTTCGCTGCTGGAGCCAAATATCTATGTTCACATTCAGTGGCGAGGTGCGCTGCTAGGAGCCGAAGGAGGGCCAGCGACCTCGGTGGGCGGAGGAGGCAGCAGGGGGCGATTTGGCGGCGAGTAGGAAGCGCAGATCACATATAGCGCAGGTGAAGGCGGTGGCGCAGAGGCAACTTGGTGCAGTTCTTggtggagttgaagaagcaacTATCCTTATCTTTTTTTTTATCACAAGCTTATTCTTGGTGGAGTTTGAAGAAGCCACAAGTCTGGGAGCTACTACACATTATCAGCCACTAGCGATGGATAATGGCATGatgcagagtttttttttttttgataacatGATGCAGAGTTTTTTTTTATGTCAGTACTACTGAATCTTCAATTTGAAATGCTGTTGAATCTGTCAAATGCTCTCTGACGTTTCTAAGCACTAGAGCTATTAGCTTGGTGTCATgcacaccgttggatggagatgAGAGGGGCAAAGATTTGGATCTCAGTCCCTGTGAGTACTCGTTATGAATCTGCTTTTGTATCAAGCCAAGAGCAGAGCTAGCTAGCCTACCGAGCGAGCCTAGCGAACGGCCAATGCGCAGCGCGGCCAAAGCTACAtacgcggcgcgcgcggcgccgcAAAAACGCGCGGTTCATACGCGGCTCGTACGCGGCTAACTGCATAATTATTGCGGATGCATGCGGCGCAAACGCGGGCCCCCGCAGTGTGTCCCGCTTGCACCCTGATCTTGGCACCAAGTCACCAACCACTGCTAGGGCATGGAGCCGACCAAATATCAGTTCAAGCAAAATACTTTGCGTTTCCAGTTGAAGTGGTTCCTGCAACCTCCTTGTTAGCCAGTTCTCGCTGATTTCAAATTCGagaggcaaaaagaaaagaaaactgtgGACATAGTCAAGagggagatacttttttttcttCCATAAAGGAGATACGGCAATAGCCAGTTGCGTTGCCCAGAAACACCATTCCGCTCATATTTTGAGTCCAAATATTATTACTACCTCTAATTTCACGGGTTTCGTTTCTAAAATTTTGCTCAACACTACATCACTCCATACATTTATCTCTCTCTATATTTTACTTTTTCATTAATATTTATTACTTCCTCTGCTTTTATATATAATGCCACTAAGTATTCGGAGCCAAAATTTTGACTAACAATTTAATCGATAAGAAACAAGTTATATAACACCAAGAACATATTGTTGAAAACATCTTCCAAGTTTTTCTAACATTTCCGAGTACCAACAGAGTACTTGTGCATTTTCCAGTATAAAAAAAGGAATACTTGTGCATTTTCCATGGGCCCTAAATTTCATATAAACCACAACTGTTGAAGGACTAAACGGAAAATGTGCTGCACAGTGTTCAGCACCAATTTTGGAACAAGTGCGCTGCAGCTCCGCATCCTCGTCTTGAACGATCACCTCGGGATTCTCCGATCTCCCCGCCTCCTCCTTCGTCCATCTCCATGGCAACCTTCGTCTCCAGATCCCTAATCCCGCTCGTCGTCCTCCTCACCCTCTCCGGCGCCCTCTCCGCCGGCGCCCTGCGGTTCGACCTTTTATCGGGCCATACCAAGTGCATCTCCGACGACATAAAGGTCGGCGCAATGGCCGTCGGCAAGTACCACATCGTGGAGGCTGAGGGATCCTCGGAGCTCCCGGACTCCCACCGTATCTCGCTGCGGGTCACGTCCCCCTACGGCAGCAGCCTGCACTACTCGGAGAACGTGCAGTCGGGCAACTTCGCCTTCACGTCGTCGGAGGCCGGGGACTACCTCGCCTGCTTCTGGGCGCCCGACCACCGCCCGCCCACCACCATCGCGTTCGAGTTCGACTGGCGCAGCGGCGTCTCCGCCAAGGACTGGAGCAGCGTCGCCAAGAAGGGCCAGGTCGATGTGAGTGCTCCTCCTCGATGACTTGATTTATTCCTGTATGCACTTAACGTTGTGCCTAGAGGAATTTGGTTCCTGGCATATTAGGATCTATTGCTTCAACGAGATTCCTAGGATTCAGATATCAATATGTGCAACAGGAAATTCACAACAGTTCAGATCATGCGTAGAGTAGGGCACACCACTTAACCATGTCGTACATGCAGTACAATACCAAGCGAGGAAACATGTTGTCGTTTGAAACTTTCACTATACTAATGCTTCAAAGTGATAAAAATCACTCACAATAGTACTATGTTTCAAGATGATAAGTAATTAAGAGCTGATTCTAATTGAGACCGCCTAGTTGTCACAAGTTGACAGTTTGCACTACATTTCTGAAAATTCACCACTATGCACTAGGCAAGAAGTAAGGTTGCCCTGTTAATTAGAACAAAACTAGATCAAACCCCCCAATTACATCTGCCTACAATCTAGACAATGTAGACCAACGGCACGACCAATACAAGCTAGACCTAGGGCTGATAAATTGGCATGGTGAGGTTTGGGAGAAGCACCAATGGAGAGAAGCAATGCGTGAGATCATGTTACGCAATTGGATCATTGCATATACTAGACAGGAGGCGGCATTTGTTAACGAGGTTTGGCGATTAATACCTACATCCTTGGGTGGGCATGACTATAGACGATTCCTTTCATGTACCAAATCAACACAAACAAAGTATCATACGCATCTCGACCACCACGCCAAGGCGGTCTAGTCACCTTGCCACGGGTGCCAGACCGTCCCCTGCGTGATCTTGTGTCTAGCCTACCAACTTTGTCTAGTCTATTTTGGCTATCCACAATGACTTCGTATACTCCTTCCCAATTTAGGATGCATATTAGTTTTGGTCGAAATCAAACTTTATAAAATTTGACCAActatatataaaaatatattaactttcataattccaaatgcaaaaatatatttcatgatggttaTAATATCATTGAgttgatattgtagatgttgatattattttGTATACGTTTGGTCAAATTTTATAAAGTTTTACTTTGACAAAAACTAATGTGCATCCTAATTTGGGAAGGAGGGAATATGAGGCTCGTGTTACAAGTGTTCAACTCCAACACCTAACCATCGATACAATCCAAACCTATACACATATTCGACACAACTCAAACAAATCCTATGTGCTTGGACTCAACCAAATCATGTGCATGCCAGTGGTGGAGCTATGCAGGGGCAAAAACCAGGCCATGACCCGCCCATAATTTTGCCCAACTACCTTTAAATTGGTATGCCAAACCCTTATTTTTAGCAAACTAATATCACTCCTTTGAGCTAGCCCGTCCATACATTTGCCTGtagctccgccgctggtgcttgtTACCAGCTGGAAAACGAGAAACGAAAATGCTCTTCTAAGTAGTAAGGAGTTACCACACCATCTCGTTCAGATATAAAATGTGGTGCAAATATAGTTCAAAGTGCTGAAATTTGAATGTGTCGCAAACTGTCAActcatgcacacatgtaggggccaAACACAGCCGCCCAAGATTTTTGGAAAGCAAGTTTTATACATATGCATCGTTAGCCCAGTCTACTAGCGGTAGCAGGCCAGCATCGGATCCGCAAGTACCACCACCCATGACCCATTCCCCTTCTTCTCGCGGCCCCGAGCCCTCGGTTTGGAAATTTAGGCCTGAATAACATAGTTCAGGAATTTTAATATGCTGTGCCCTCCTTTAGACTGGCCATCCCAGATTTTTTTGATAAATACAACATCACgccctaatggcataaaggatgcacacagccaaaaaaaaagaaaaattacagaaaagaaaagtcccgctacagagatcgataaacttgaaacaacaacactgacacagtgcaccagaagatcagcttctccataagcgacgcctcttaggttttcaccctgaagaaagtcctccctctcaaaacaatatcttcaacaagaacattgccagacacaaccaattaaggccagaccttggattttcaccctgaaagatagaactccgaacttctcctgtgcagtcgcccccacatacaagCCGTTGTTTGAAGTCACGAATCTCCAAGCCAATTCCAtctcaccaccacgatccgaccaccactgctcttccaccgatcttagctttcatgaccttctccgccagcaccatggaaagaaaacgagctccatgatattaacagccagcagagcttcgaagcgctccctctgaaaccaaacggtcagattaAAACCATGGGTGTGCCCGACCGAAAAtgcccaatccagcaatcttcaggcattgatcgcacaatgaatttcgccggcaggaccttccgaAACACGACAATCCAACCAGCTCGGTGGGAAGAAGCTTCCgacgatcttcacttggcgcgagagaaaccctaggactgccacctttattaggcagaacggcaggccccctcgccgccgcccgtcgGCAACCTGCTCCGCCGCGGATGCAGCACCCTTCCAGCGGCCATGAGGCAGCAATGAGAACGGCGACGACCGAGCAGGGTCGACCCCGACCAGAACCGGCCCAACTATGCAGCAAAGAAGACCGGATATGCAGCACGAGAATCAcccagatcaagatctagagtttTCCCCAACACCACCCAATCTGGCCCAGACCTTCACCGCCGGAGGAGAGtctccgccaccaccccgaccAGGGGCGCCGCCCTGGTCGCTGCACGCAGATGAGCCGCCACCACtgccctagcagccatggcgcaGATCTCCTGCGTCCACTACCCCAGTCCATCTTCGGGGGCTGGGCCCAccgccaccgcggcaagggccggcggcagcggcggcgagaggAGCATGCGGAGGGGACtttaggcggcggcggcggcgcggtatcgCCCTAGGGAGCGACACACGGGCGTGGCTCCTGTCTCACACGGCAATTGTTCTGTATATGTTGTACATTGTATTCACCTGGCCATCCCAGATATTTCTTTGTAGCTCTGCCACTGAGCTCATGACTTAATAAGTGGTCCAGATTTCCAGGACTAAACTCTAGGAATGCAGACACGTATTTTATCTTTTTCGTAATCTGTCATTTTCTTTTTGTAGATAATGGAACTTGAGCTCAAGAAACTGGAGGATACGATCAAATCTATCCATGAAGAAATGTTCTACCTTCGTGAAAGGTATTCTTTGCTTATCTTGTAAGAGAAAAACCACTTATGTTATATAACTTCAATTAATCTCTGAAATCCTACCGTCGAGCTGTTTCCTTCAGGGAGGGGGAGATGCAGGTACTGAACGGGAGAACCAACACATGGATGGCTTGGCTCAGTTTCCTCTCACTTGGTATCTGCTTATCCGTGGCAGGGTTGCAATTGTGGCATCTGAAGAACTTCTTTGAGAGAAAGAAGCTGCTATGACTTTCTATGACATGAAGATTTAGGCATAATTTTGTGACTTCTTTTTACGGGTATTTTGTGACTTAGTcacgtttagttttttttttcttcctgcGACCCAGTGCCGAGTAACAAATATCTTAGGTCTTAGCGCAACTGAGAAATATTTCTTCTCAGTTCCCTAGCAAAGCTCAACCAGGTGTAGAATGCAGAGCAAGAAGTCAGAGTTTCCCCCCTTCATTTGTGAAGATCGAACTACTGAACTATGTTATATCGTATTTAGTATTTTTTCtaaaaagtattattttacaatatgttttttaAATAATGGGCGCATATCCGTCTCTTCTACCCGCTGTTGTGTCTTACTATTTCGTCTACAATTTGTTTGCTGCTGGACTGGTTGCCTTGTTGGTTCTTCAATACTCGGATTCTGGTGTATAAAGAACTGAGACTTTTTTATTGCCTCATCGGGCCATATATATCAAGAAATCTCTTGACACCGATGCCTA contains:
- the LOC124702512 gene encoding cystathionine gamma-synthase 1, chloroplastic-like, with translation MATVSFSSPPSFAGDNSGALTSATILRFPPNFVRQLSTKARRNCSNIGVAQIVAAAWSDRPALPSHCGGGSRVRGVASHAAAASAAASAAAAAEVGAIPNAKLAQPSALALAERAMLGSDASLAVHAGERLGRRIATDAITTPVVNTSAYWFSSSQELIDFKEGRHASFEYGRYGNPTTEALEKKMSALEKAESTVFVASGMYASVAMLSTLVPAGGHIVTTTDLYRKTRIYMETELPKRGITMTVIRPADMDALQEALDNNNVSLFFTETPTNPFLRCIDIELVSKMCHSKGALLCIDSTFASPINQKALTLGADIVVHSATKYIAGHNDVIGGCISGRDELVSKVRIYHHVVGGVLNPNASYLILRGMKTLHLRVQCQNNTALRMAQFLEEHPKIARVYYPGLPSHPEHHIAKSQMTGFGGVVSFEVNGDFDSTRKFIDSVKIPYHAPSFGGCESIIDQPAIMSYWDSKEQRDIYGIKDNLIRFSVGVEDFEDLKNDIGQALDKI
- the LOC124702513 gene encoding transmembrane emp24 domain-containing protein p24delta9-like — its product is MATFVSRSLIPLVVLLTLSGALSAGALRFDLLSGHTKCISDDIKVGAMAVGKYHIVEAEGSSELPDSHRISLRVTSPYGSSLHYSENVQSGNFAFTSSEAGDYLACFWAPDHRPPTTIAFEFDWRSGVSAKDWSSVAKKGQVDIMELELKKLEDTIKSIHEEMFYLREREGEMQVLNGRTNTWMAWLSFLSLGICLSVAGLQLWHLKNFFERKKLL